In Opisthocomus hoazin isolate bOpiHoa1 chromosome 3, bOpiHoa1.hap1, whole genome shotgun sequence, a genomic segment contains:
- the ELOC gene encoding elongin-C, whose amino-acid sequence MDGEEKTYGGCEGPDAMYVKLISSDGHEFIVKREHALTSGTIKAMLSGPGQFAENETNEVNFREIPSHVLSKVCMYFTYKVRYTNSSTEIPEFPIAPEIALELLMAANFLDC is encoded by the exons ATGG atggagaagagaaaacatATGGTGGGTGCGAGGGCCCAGACGCTATGTATGTGAAGTTAATATCCTCTGATGGCCATGAGTTCATTGTAAAAAGAGAGCATGCATTAACATCAGGAACAATAAAAGCTATGTTGAGTGGGCCAG GACAGTttgcagaaaatgaaacaaatgagGTGAATTTTAGAGAGATCCCATCCCATGTCCTATCCAAAGTATGCATGTATTTCACCTACAAGGTCCGCTATACTAACAGCTCTACGGAGATTCCTGAATTCCCAATTGCACCTGAAATTGCACTGGAACTTCTGATGGCTGCAAACTTCCTAGattgttaa
- the TMEM70 gene encoding transmembrane protein 70, mitochondrial — protein sequence MLPLLLLRVAGVRRVPAPASSAAWLRAAAHRGPPAACRRRAGLLAAAAGSRQVTSFPGAAVRSLCTSSPQEHPEHGRLVYKGNLAKAVLGVRFFSYSTSIFNLFMVPYVMLKTGIGFESLFIQAAFYGLIGFFTFVTPVTLHVLTKGYVIRLYYKDEMDTYTAITYNAILAEKATVFHQKDVKIPDITKMFTTFYARTKSMLVNPTLFPNIQDYNHLMGYDKSLYFNFEEEKEADERK from the exons ATGCTGCCGCTGTTGCTGCTGCGGGTGGCCGGTGTGCGGCGTGTCCCCGCCCCGGCCTCCTCCGCCGCCTGGCTGCGGGCCGCCGCTCACCGCGGGCCCCCGGCCGcctgccgccgccgggcgggcctGCTCGCCGCTGCCGCCGGGTCCCGGCAG GTTACGTCTTTTCCAGGAGCGGCTGTTCGCAGCCTCTGCACGTCCTCTCCTCAGGAACACCCGGAGCACGGGAGGTTAGTTTATAAAGGAAATCTGGCAAAGGCAGTGTTAG GTGTGAGGTTTTTCTCTTACTCCACCAGCATATTCAACCTGTTCATGGTGCCCTATGTCATGCTCAAAACTGGTATTGGGTTTGAAAGCCTGTTTATACAAGCTGCCTTTTATGGGTTGATCGGTTTCTTTACATTTGTGACACCAGTTACTTTGCATGTCCTGACAAAAGGCTATGTGATCCGACTCTATTATAAAGATGAAATGGACACGTATACAGCCATTACATACAATGCGATCTTGGCAGaaaaagcaactgttttccatCAGAAAGATGTGAAGATTCCAGACATCACCAAGATGTTTACAACATTTTATGCTAGAACAAAATCAATGCTTGTTAATCCGACACTTTTCCCGAATATTCAGGATTATAACCATCTCATGGGCTATGACAAATCCTTGTATTTTAACTtcgaggaggagaaggaagctgatgaaaggaaataa